In Campylobacter sp. VBCF_01 NA2, one DNA window encodes the following:
- a CDS encoding dynamin family protein, producing MQIREICEKYGIDGVAERYEQDCKSLIQVGFLGEFSSGKSSLINSLLKRDLLQTALKPTTKAITHILFDKKASAGFVPSENYYIKQNGEYEEISKSKFESYQLGDGERELFVRLEIDSDILNNEFEFIDTPGISSLDDMDLDITFGYLPNLDCAVICQDINQGSLTKSILDFVSLNANEIADNLIFALTKSDLKSPSECNAVKKAVINQLKELENKGKFKIPNLEQKVVLTSAKGENTEFFALIKDEFYKNFTTIQDKKIAKLTQEYKKRLVEILKDRTENIDTSDDELIQKSENIKNEIAIIEDTKNKELARLEDFVYSKYPVIDAVSAQSIEYLQNRDLDSFKNLVINTIGQMLKEYFKDININSNFVSTVIINEVEALLNKGKFASFAVNTFCQLAPHLANVADNTIGNIHPYVKSFTTIIKHASKALPYLGDKFTSMLTTSPDEIQDFIASSLKEMLKQTAKNFANENIFSKFQTELDEKYDSANDIINQRKENANAMEAIKNEILDDIENLINEIRK from the coding sequence CAAACTGCATTAAAACCAACGACAAAGGCGATTACTCATATTTTATTTGATAAAAAAGCTTCGGCTGGATTTGTCCCTAGCGAAAACTACTATATCAAGCAAAATGGCGAATATGAAGAAATTTCAAAATCAAAATTCGAAAGCTATCAACTTGGCGATGGCGAAAGAGAGCTTTTTGTTCGACTTGAAATCGATAGCGATATTTTAAATAACGAATTTGAGTTTATCGATACTCCGGGCATTTCAAGCTTGGACGACATGGACTTGGATATTACATTTGGGTATTTACCTAATTTAGATTGTGCTGTGATTTGTCAAGATATAAATCAAGGAAGCCTTACAAAATCGATTTTAGACTTTGTAAGCCTAAACGCCAACGAAATAGCCGATAATCTTATATTTGCACTGACTAAAAGCGATTTAAAATCCCCTAGTGAATGCAACGCTGTAAAAAAGGCGGTTATCAACCAGCTTAAAGAGCTTGAAAATAAAGGCAAATTTAAAATTCCAAATTTAGAACAAAAGGTCGTTTTAACCTCAGCCAAAGGTGAAAATACCGAGTTTTTCGCTCTTATCAAGGATGAATTTTATAAGAATTTCACCACTATACAAGACAAAAAAATTGCAAAACTAACACAAGAATATAAAAAGCGCTTGGTGGAAATTTTAAAAGATAGAACCGAAAATATCGATACCAGCGATGATGAGTTGATTCAAAAAAGCGAAAATATCAAAAACGAAATCGCAATTATCGAAGATACTAAAAATAAAGAACTAGCTAGACTTGAAGATTTTGTTTATTCGAAATACCCAGTTATAGACGCTGTATCAGCTCAAAGCATTGAGTATTTACAAAATAGAGATTTGGATTCATTTAAAAATCTTGTCATAAATACAATCGGGCAAATGTTAAAAGAGTATTTTAAGGACATAAATATCAATTCGAATTTCGTCAGCACCGTTATTATAAATGAAGTTGAAGCCTTGCTAAATAAAGGTAAGTTTGCGTCGTTTGCCGTAAATACATTTTGCCAATTAGCTCCACATCTAGCAAATGTTGCAGATAATACTATCGGCAACATTCACCCGTATGTCAAATCATTTACAACAATCATAAAACATGCAAGTAAAGCTTTGCCATATCTTGGTGATAAATTTACATCTATGCTGACCACAAGCCCTGATGAAATTCAAGATTTCATCGCTTCATCGCTAAAAGAAATGTTAAAACAAACAGCTAAAAACTTTGCCAATGAAAATATTTTCTCTAAATTTCAAACCGAACTAGATGAGAAATACGACAGTGCGAACGACATTATCAACCAACGAAAAGAAAACGCAAACGCTATGGAAGCGATAAAAAATGAAATTTTAGATGATATTGAAAATTTAATAAATGAGATAAGAAAATGA